The window aaGAGGCTGAAGTTCTCGGTCTCACTTCTTAGAAGCTGCTGCCCTCTTGGGCTTTGCTGCCTTGGCCTTAGCTGGACTCTTAGCAGCTTTGGGCTTTGCAACCTTTTTAGCCGCCGGGCTCTTCACAGCCTTCTTGGGCTTGGCAACTTTAGACTTCTTCGGACTTTTTGCTGCCTTCTTGGCGGCCGCAGGTTTCTTCACCTTTTTCGGGCTTTTCTTCACTCCCGCAGGAGCCTTTTTGGGCTTCTTGGCGGGTTGTTTCCTTGCCGCTGGCTTCTTGGCGGGTTGTTTCCTTGCCGCTGGCTTCTTGGGTTTCCCCGCCTCCTGTTTCCTggccgccttctccttgctctccagCTGCTTCTTATTCAGCTTGAACGATCCGGAGGCTCCGCTCCCTTTCAGCTGGATCAGGGTTTCCTTGCTCACCAAGCCCTTAAGAGCCAGCTTCAGGCGGCTGTTATTCTTCTCCACATCGTAGCCTCCTGCAGCCAGAGCCTTCTTCAGAGCGGACAGGGAGACCCCGCTGCGCTCTTTAGAGGCAGACACAGCTCTCACTATAAGATCGGACACGCTGGGACCGGACTTTGCTGGGCAGCTTTTCGAGGCTCCCGCCGCTTTCTTCAACTGCTTCTTCTTGGCGGCGCtttcagctggaggaggaggaggaggcacagGAGCGGTCTCGGCCATTTCAGCTGCAGTAGGTAAATTCCCGGAACACAGTGACAGAAAGTTATACTAGGGCGATGactgttctgttctgactgacagattaaatctgtcagtggtgatattggataccgaggcttgagcctcattactccaagttctcttgttgagtgtattgtcgcactctttaggaagcttcttgatctgtgttacttgccacagttgagttggtttcacagggtcagcgctgtgatgggtcgtgggtagcggtcaaatgggtttgcagagatcgcagcaagcttcttgatcagcgggtttgagttctggtccagttccttgtagaatttcttgttgagcttctttagatgttcatctaacatctcaatgcccagttccctatgaaggtctgctattcttgtaggaagtggagcgttggacgcaatccgcagtgccttgttctgtaatttttggagagatgatctttgccgttggtggcaaccactccacaccggggaggcgtatgtcattgtgggtctaatgatcaccttgatcacattgactttgctcttgatgggcatggtccttgtcttcagcagggggtacagtgctgccagtttggttgttgccttctgttgaatcttctcaatgtggtttctccagcttagcTTGCTATCTAGGATTATCCCTAGGTAAGtgctgtttggctcccatttgatAGCTTCTCCATTGAGGGTGATTGGCgggtgtgccttgatcctctttttggtaaacagtgtagctgtagtcttgctggagttcagtcctacttgccagtcgctgtaccatgttgatagcatgtctagtgctttctggatgttcttagctacttctttctctctgaaggactgggagatgactgccacatcatctgcgtagagtgccagttgagtcttgtggaggtctgtggggatgtcattcatgaagaggttgaacaggaatggtcccaggactgatccctgtggcacgccTGCGCAGATGGGGTgtgttgttgagagctcttcccgcacagccacgtggaatgtgtgctcccgcaagtagcttgcagtcagcttaatcaggtagtttgggaatttcaagttgatcattttgtgcagtagtccttcatgccaaactctgtcaaacgctttggccacgtccaagaagacaactccagttgatttgtggatgttgaatccatggcttattatgtcaacgacacgtagcagctgatggttggttgagtggtccttccggaatccaaattgctcctttagtagTATGTTTCTACCAGTGGCAAAGTGGTGGAGGCGCGTTagaataactttctccaggagtttcgacagtccagagagcaggcttatcggacggtagtttgcaggatccctcagtggttttccaggctttggaaatacaatgaccttggcttccttccaggattgaggaaagtgctggagccgcatgcatgcattgaagatttctgtaaggcattccatggctgccggcggaagc is drawn from Ascaphus truei isolate aAscTru1 chromosome 18, aAscTru1.hap1, whole genome shotgun sequence and contains these coding sequences:
- the LOC142469291 gene encoding histone H1B-like, producing the protein MAETAPVPPPPPPAESAAKKKQLKKAAGASKSCPAKSGPSVSDLIVRAVSASKERSGVSLSALKKALAAGGYDVEKNNSRLKLALKGLVSKETLIQLKGSGASGSFKLNKKQLESKEKAARKQEAGKPKKPAARKQPAKKPAARKQPAKKPKKAPAGVKKSPKKVKKPAAAKKAAKSPKKSKVAKPKKAVKSPAAKKVAKPKAAKSPAKAKAAKPKRAAASKK